AAGATCATCAACTCGGACCACTTCACCCCAGATGACATCCAGTACCAGCAGGTCATCTTCTACCTCATCATCCAGCGCAAGCCACTCTTCTACATCATCAACATCATCGTGCCCTGTGTCCTCATCTCCGCCATGGCTGTGCTCGTCTACTTCCTGCCTGCCAAAGGTACAATGGGACCGTGCCCACTGCAGGCATGGGGATGTGCAATGGGACAGCAACACTCCAGGAAGGGCTCCTTGTCCCCTCTGTGCTTGGGGGCCATCAGTATCATCTCTCACCCACTCCTGTAGTATTTGGATTGGGGAGAGTTTGTAAATTTCTAGGTATCCCATAGTTAATGCCTCAAGGCAGGACTTGTCTAATTCAGCTTttgggtgggggttttttgccttaAGAGGGCAATGCCCACAGCACTACCCTGTGCCAAACTCTGCCTTTCCCCCTCCTTGGCAGCGGGTGGGCAGAAATGCACCGTCTCCATCAATGTTCTCCTGGCCCAGActgtcttcctcttcctcattgCCCAGAAGGTGCCTGAGACctcccaggctgtgcctctCATCGGGAAGTAAGTGACACATTGGGATAGGGGTGCCAGCCCTCTTGCCACACTGTGCCATCAGGGTCTCAGGTGCTGTGGAGCAGAcagtgcccagggacaggacctTGGTACAGAAATAAGCCCCAGCCCAGATGGGGCTGACACAGGGCTGCCACTTGCCCGTGTTTCACTGCCTGTCACCAGTTTCCACCAGCAGGAGGGCACAGAGAAGGACCTTGCACGACCATAGCTTGTGACCCAGCAGCCCTACTGAGGCTCTGTGACCCCTCCCCAGATACCTGACCTTCCTCATGGTGGTGACAGTGGTGATTGTGGTGAATGCTGTCATTGTCCTCAACGTCTCCCTGAGAACGCCCAACACTCACTCCATGTCCCAGAGAGTGCGCCAGGTACCTGCCATCATCCCCCCATCCTTTATACAGGGGGAATGGGATGGGTATTTGGGGATCCAAGGCCATGTCCCTTGCACAGTAAGGTGGCAGGCATGCCTTCCTCTGAGTGCAAGTCCTGGCACAAAGAGAAGGCCCCAGATGTCCCCAATGGACCAGACTGTACCACCAAGCCACTGCCAacactggggagcagcaggtgccAACAGCCCAATAGCACCGTGCTCCAAACAATGCCAGGGAAACCAGTCACACCCATTGGGTGCTCTGGGCAGTGTGAGGGGGACAGATCCCCACAGGTGATACTGTGCCCAGGTGTtcctgcacctcctgccccaCTACCTGGGCATGCCCGTGCCAGAGGAGACTCCAGGGCCTCCACGAGCCATCCGCAGACGCAGCTCCCTGGGGCTCATAGTGAAAGCTGATGAGTACATGCTCTGGAAAGCCAGGACCGAGCTGCTCtttgagaagcagaaggaaagagatGGGTTGATGAAAACCGTGCTGGAGAAGATTGGTGAGTGACCCCGGGGTCTGGCACCTCCCTGTGAGGTTGGGCTTTGTGCCAGGTGGCTGAGCGCTTGCTGGTGCCcgctgtgctggctctgctaCTCACAGGACGTGGTCTGGAGAGTGGCAGTACCCAGGACTTCTGCCAGAGCCTGGAGGAGGCAGGTCCTGAGATCCGCGCCTGCGTGGATGCCTGCAACTACATCGCCAATGCCACACGGGAGCAGAATGACTTCAGCAGCGTGAGTCAGGGCTGGGGGGAGAGGGATCTGCATGGGGGCAGTGGGCACAGCCCTCACCCTTCTTGTGCCACTGGCAGGAGAGCGAAGAGTGGATGTTGGTGGGACAGGTGATCGACCGCGTCTGCTTCTTCATCATGGCCTCTCTCTTTGTGTGCGGCACTGTTGGAATCTTCCTCGTGGCTCACTTCAACCAGGCACCcgccctgcccttccctggggacCCCAAGCAGTACCTGCCACAGTGATGCTCAGAGGTGCCCACCAGCCAAGTGGTGGAGATGCGGGAAGGAGGAACATGGCATGCTCATGCTGTGCTGAGTGTGGAAATAAAGCCCGTGAGTCTTGCAAGCCTCCATGGCATCTCTGCTCCATGGCCACCCGCCTCAGAGGTTGGATGTGCACCCTGTGCAGGCTGGCCACACACCTCTAAGGCTGCACAGTCCTGTGGGATGAGGCATGGGGAAACCGGAGCAGAGTCAGACATCTAACGGGCcatgcagcagtgctggcagcaagAGCCACACCACCCCACTGCAAATTTacaaatcccagcccaggacaAATGGGAATACTGTCATCCATCCCTGTCATGGCAGTGGGTCAGGAATCACAGTTACAGCTGCCCATTCTGGGGCAACAATGGAGCTATGGATGGGATTGGTGACAGCTAATTCTTCCCTCAATTTATGCCCTGACTGTGGGTCTTGGGGACAGCTGAAGTGCTGTCCCTTGATTCCTAGCAAGCAGCTTGAGGTGGAAAGACTGGGCCACCAGGCCCCCAAACACCCTCAGGGATGTGTGCCCCGTGGCATCCATCCTGCTGGGAGCATCAGCACAACTCCCTCCCCCACCAGCCTTCCTTGCCCTATGGGATCATCTCTGTCAagcacagccccttcccccaTGCTAGCAATGCTGCATCCCCCTGTGCCCCTCCGTGACCTCTGGGGCCCCCTGGCTTTGTCCCTGCTGGCAGGGGAGATGAGAGAGGTCAGCCTGGGAATGGTGGCAAGCAGCATCTGCTCCTCTGTGATCCAGCTCATGTCACCTGCGCCTGGCTCCAGGACTGCATCAGCCTCACAgtcccagcactggctgcctctgctgctgctgggataaAACCAGGTGGTTACTGCCCACAactgcccctggcactgcctgacagGGGTGAGGGCACTGTGGGCACAgatggggcagggaggaaaacacagcagctgagacATCGTTTCTTGGGTGTCTGCAGCCTGGTCACGGCCTGGAACCCCtgtgggctgtgccagcctgctgctgctttctacAAGGGGCTTTTCCTGCCCTATCCCTACAAAATGTGTAGTGCCCAAGCACCAACAGCAGGTGAATATGGAACTCCCAGCTGGCACCTTGAAGGAGGTGGGGATGGTGCTCACCCCTGTCAGGCAGGGGTGCTCAGAGGACCTTAGCTGGGTCCTGCCCCCTGCCTGGGTCACCTCCCATGGCCATGACCCAGATGAGGTGACCAGGTCTTGGGGCACTGTACTCCTGGCCAGTCTTGCCAGTGAGTGATGGTGCTGTGCAGTACTCTGTCCTGCCACAGCCATGTCCTCTCAGTGGCTGAAGGGACAGACCCTCCTGGCCCAGCGTCGCCAGCCCTGTgagggccaggagctgccatAAGCTGCCCAAACCAGAGCACAAGGCATATCTGGAGCCCCCAGGCTCTCTCTTCTGTCCCCAAGAAGATGCATAATTAATGCACTCTGGTCTGTCTTTGCCTGGCCATTTCCCAGTGATTATTGGGTCACTATTGCCCTGCTACCAGTCTCCAGGGCCAGGTACTGTCACCTACTTCTTACCACTCTAGGGATGCTTCTTCTTCCAGCGAGCTCAGGCTCCAGCATGTCCATACAGCACAAGTGGAAACGGatgagctcctccagcctgctAAGAGCACGTAACTGAGATCACACTCCACCATCTCCAAGCAGAGGTTTTATGAGCTCTCAGGAAATCTCTGTGTTATATCATTCCAGAGACAAGAACAAAAGCAAGAGCTGTATGTCACAGATCTTGGGCAGCAGATGCGCCTTGCAGGATCTGGTGGGGAAACACCTTGTAGGTCCCTCCGAGGTTATGGGGGGAGTGCAGTGAGAGGAAAAGCTTCTTCAGCCCAGGATCAGCCTCCTGTGCCCACACCATCAAGAAGCACTAAGACAAAGCAACATCATCCTCCAACTGCTCCCCTCCAGAGACACAACTCTTTTCTGTGGGCTGGGAAGAGCCATCAGGCCCCATCAGACCAGCTGTAGCTGAAGTCACCAGGGCCCATGAGCCCACCACAGTTCAGCATCCCCTTAGGAAAGAAGAACTCAAGGGAATGCTCTCTTTTGAGGTCCAGGGCTCAAAGATTCTCCAGTTTCCCCAAAGGCCACTTTGCAGGGATTTAAAGTTCAAGGGTGTTCAAAGCCTTTGGGATAATTAAAACGGGAAAGGTCTTGACTCACTGCAGATATGGTGCTCCCATGGCTAGAGGCTTCCTTCCTGAATAAAGAGGATCTGAAACCTTTTCCTAGAGCTCAACAGAAGCTCCTTCCCTTCTCAACCAACTTCACACCGGTGTTTTCACCATTCTCATTAGCAGGACACAGCGGACCACAAACTAAAAAGTCCAGCTCAAAAACCAGTCTGGCTCCATCCCCCTCCAGGCTATAGAAGGCCCCTGGCTTGGCACTGATCAACCACTGCTTTTTTCCTGACCTCAGGAAAAGTAGCCTGAAAGAGGACAAACTCCACACCCAGCCAGCTCACTCTCTTCAAGGCTGAGCAAGAGGAAGCTCTGCCGAGTTCCTCTAAATCTCAACCACGGGGGCAGTGGGAGGAGAGGAACAGCCTCCCTGGGAAGGGCTCTTCCACAGCTCACTCACAAAGCGTATTTGAGGGCGAGCACAGCAGGaccacagcattttcagatttaatAGCAAGCCTGCAGTCATCAGCACCAGCTTAGGCAAGGGGCATCGGGAGGCGAGAAGTGGGCGAGTACATGAAATAACAGAGGTGGACATGACGCACAGCTGGGCACAACAACAGGATAAAGCCCTAAGTGATGTCATCTGTGAAAAGCTAAATGTGCTGAGAATAAAAGGTACCTGCAGCTAATATTTCAGCCCTGCCTTGTAAGGCTATTTTTGCTTAGACTGCCAAAATGCAATTACAACTAAATCCCCCCCTAACAAAtactggagagcagcaggggagagTTGTATTTAAAAGGAATCTTAAGTAGCAGCCATAGTAGTacctgctcacagcagggaaaacaaaccgTGTCTGGAAAAGAGCATTTGGTTGAGAGCTGGTGACAAGTGCCAAAAGCAGGAACAGGACCGTGTGTCTCAAGAAACACACAGATGGATGCCACTACAGCTTGGGGAGCCAGGTGCTAACTGCCTGACCATGGGGAGCACTTGGtcattgctgtcagtgcaaGGAATGTCCCTAGAGACAGCCTAGAATTGACACTCTcaaccaagaaaacaaacccttcaGAAGACAGAATAGTTTAAACTCTTTTCTCTGCCAGTCTTGGCTGCTTTCAGTCTAGACTTCAATAGTAAGACAAGGAATTTGCAATTGGAGTCATGAGGCCGAATGTCTCCCAGGCCCCAAGGCTGGTAATTGTCCCAGACACGGGCTGCTGGTTCTGCAGTCACAAGCAGATTGGCCCAAGCAGCCCCTTCTCCTGGGGGactgcacagagcacacagggcAGGAGATGTGCCCCATCACTGGCCACAGCCTCCCCTCCTGGGCCCAAGGCAAAGGCtccattaaaaatgaaaggcaatTGTGCGATTCcccaaggaaaaagagaaaaggctggAGCTGTTAATGAGTACAATTAGTGTTGTAGTCAAGCAGAATCAGAGGAAATAATTAGCTCCTATTGTTTCCGTGGCATCCAAATTGCAGCCGTGCTGGCTTTCCAGGCAGCAGCCCATCATTTGAGGCTCACCCCGGAGGACAGGGGGTCACTCCCAGCCCCTCTTCTGGTCACAGCTGTCAcgcagctctgagcagcaggctgggccaTCGCCCTCTTCTGCTAAACCCACTGGGGGCCCAGTTTCCCAGGTGGCCAGAGACTTACAAACCCCATTGCACACCAGAAGCAGGCTTGGCCCTGAattcagccagtgctgctggctctccATCGAGACAGACAGAGTGAACGCAACTGACACCAAACATCTGTGTCCTGGTTTAAGGGAAGCTCAAATCCCTCTCCATAACAAACAGGGCTGGGTACAAGGCACTGCTAACCTGGGAGTATAAAGAAGAGGCAAAGATAAAGCAAGCAGCCTAGAGAAATACCACCACACTGAATTTCAGACACAGCCAAAAAATGAGAgactgaaagaaacaaagagacCCAATAATTTATTGGCAGAACTGAAAAGGGGCATTTGAAAACCACAGGGCTGACTCTCAACTGGGAtgcttctcccagctgcagagagatTTATAATACTGGTATCCCTCAGCAAAAGGCTCTGATGTTGGGGCAGAATCCCAGAGATCCTGCGTGCCACGTAGAGAAAGACAGGAAAGTGCTGCAAGATGCGGCCCCAAGGGCCCGCCGCTAATTGAAAGGCTGCCTCCCGCCCCACTGctaaaaaaaagtttgtgtAAGACAAAATCGGCCTCTATTGTCACCGCTGCTGGAGGGCTTCAGGTGGATCCTTCCCCCAGGGAGGAGTGCGAGAGTGGCCCATGAGTCCCTTCAGAGGTCGGAGGCCACTCCCAGTGCTTTCAACACGGAGAGAGGAGCTTAGTGCCAACTCTTGTTCTCACaatgtgatttttgtgtttCGAAAGCTTGAATTATCCCTGgaaaacagagggaagaaaaaaagtggttACAGATGCGCATTCCTTCAGATCACAGCACCTTCTCATTCTCCCCACTATAGCTACCGGTGTTGCCATCCCAGTACATCACTCAAAATCAACACTTGCTAAACCACCCATGCAGATCTTCCTAACTACAGACTTCTCACACAAGTCAGCTGTCACTCCAGAACCCTTGGAACAGAGGGAGATCCTGCTTCATCCCCATtcaatgagaagaaaaaattgtcaTCTCCTGTGAGCAAAGCACATGACTGAATGTGGAAACCTCCCTGATGGATTCTGCTGTTTAAACAACTTGCAAGGTCTCTCCCTTAGCAAACATTTATCTTGGGGATTCTGCTTGGAACACAAATATACTATCAGACCAACCTCCCCCTGCCTCTGTCCCTTGTATTTAGTCATACTGTCAACAAGTTTAGCTCTCTGATCTCTCCTACCTTAAAAGTATCTAATCTGAAAAGGGTGTTTTCTCAAGTTTAAACAGACAAgtttcttcagcagcttctaCTCACTCAGAGTACAGCCACGAGCCTCAGGGGCTATTGACCAAGGAAGCAGTGCTGGTCCACAAGCTCCCTCAGTACAGTCTCATGGCACTGCAGCAACTGAAGATGGGGCAGGTTACAGAAATCTGTTATTGCTTACTGCCAGCCTATGGGCAGCAGCAACAGGCAAAGCATACTCCCACAATAATACGTAGTGCgttgaaaaaaaggagattacAATTTCTTTGAGAGGATAGGTTTGGCAGCTCTTCCCATAAACAGGGACAGGGCTGTAAGTTGCCCAAGCCAAAACATTTAGTGATGCCCCAGGACATACCACATCAAATAGCTGAAGAGCAAAGGCAGCAACTTCAGCAGCAAGGTGCTGTGCAGGACTGTGAAATTCCACTCAAACCCGTGAGCTATCATcgtgtgctgccagcagctgcatggCAGCagtaccagcacaggctggaacACCTCCAGGAGGTGGGCTGGGGAACTGGAAGAACAGAAGGAAGTAAAAACCACTTTTCAGAGTTTAAAAAGTTACTCTGCTATGACCTGACAGCAAAAACAATGCTGCAGAAGACTGGGGCTCACCTTTGCACTTGGTAGAAGAGCAGGCTAGGCTGCCACTTGGGAATGTGATTCAAGATTCATTAACTGGATTCTGGTTAATTTGAAACGATGCTTTGGCTTTCTATCCCATACTGGACTTTCACCTGTGCCATCTGCCTCAGGAGGACAGCACACTTCAGATAGCTCTTTagaggacagatttttttccctatattttCCCTCCTTCTGCCTTTATTGGGGTGCCCCAGgccctctgctcatccctgctcagcacaggccACCCAATACAGCTGAGAGCTAAATGAACTCTGCCACTGTTTTCCTGTACCCTTGGCACATTTGCTGCCTTCAGAGCGTGGTACATCATTAAGTGAGCTGATTTCCTCTTCCAGAAGGACATGTGAATGTCATCTAACAATAACAACACTACCAAGTGCCCGTGCAGTATTTTGTAAACACTGATcctcacaaaaaaaccaaaccagtgAGGAGAGAGAGGTGTTATTTTCACCCATGACTTCAGAGCAAGGTATGATAACACTGCTTGCCCAGTGCTCTTGAGGGAGGTTTTGggatccccagcagctcctcagagctcagctgtgtTGGAGCAGCTACATTCCACTGCCCAGTTATGGGAACTGGGCAATGTAAATGCTTCCTTCCAGTAGattcctctgctctggcactCAGCAATCCAGTGATCCCACTCGGCTACGATCAACCCAACTCTCATGGCCTGGCCTCTTGCTGGCCCTTCTTAAGGGCCTGCTGTCAGGGAAttgggcactgcagggaaaaaCAATCTGAGCTGtggggctcccagcagccctggcctcaCCTTGCCTATCTTCTCTGCACATCTTGGCTGACTACCAGCAGTGGAGGGTGGTTGTCTCATTAGCCACAGCATTATTATTTCTACCAACAGTAGCTACTGGCTGTCCTTCCTGAACAAGCTTTTATTGACCaattaatttattctgtttcagCCCACTGTTAAAGAGCTGTGTGTCAGCCCCAGGTGCCTCTCTCAGTGTCCACCCTCTGGATGTGCTTAGGATTCATTTACCACTCCATACCTGCTTACAGTCAACCCTAGGCAACACACCCAAGCTGAAGACATACCTCTCAGCCTCCTGGGACCAGGTCTGGGATACAAGTGCCTCATACACAGGAAGGATACATTAGCAAAATAGCACACAGCACCTCAACAGAAAATGCTGGTGtctggtcaaaaaaaaaattaaaagtaattttgacCTTTGGAAAAGAACAAATAGCAGAATGGGCCCACCATCAGGCCCATGAGGCAAGAGAACATGCCAGCCCATGGGAAGAATGTTGGAAGCTGAGAGGTATGCCATGAAGTCACATAGGAAGAAAGATGAGGCCCTACCCTGGGTGTGACAGAGGGAGGGGGAGCGTTCGATCAGCGGCCACTGCTGTTCACCAGGCCATGAAACTCCTCCCAGGCCCTGGCaagccagagggaaaaaaaaatgaaataaaaccaaaaaatagcACTTCAGATCAAAGGCTTCTTAACTTTTAACGAGAGCAGAAACATTCAATAACGTTTAAAAGGCACTTGTCTTCAGAGAGCAAGGCAATATTCTCTGATAGCCCTAGTGGATAGAAGCATCCTTAAAATCCAGCCAAACATCTGACAGCACAAGGCAGCTTTAGCGTTCTGCACAGACATGAAGCGTTCCCACTGGCTGCTGGTGATAAAGCCACATTAATACCCAGAGACAGGTATGACCTTCCTAGTCTCAAAAGGAATATCCATTTCCTATTGCTCATAAAATAGCCCATGTTACGTCTTTCTGGAGGATTATCACATTCCTTGGCTGGTTAAACTCAGCCAGTTACTGGCCTCATGCTTTGCCACATACTGCATATGCAGGTAATCCCCCCAAAAGGGGCTTCTTTCAATGACACACAGCTTAGTTCTTAGGAAATTCTTTGATCAGGCAGCAGAACCCAATTGTTATTAGGAAGTCTCATCTCCCATTGTAAACCTGCATTGTTAATGTCAACCTAGTAAAAACACTGCAactatttgaaatgaaaatgttttttgatAAGTTAGAGGGGCAGGTCCAACACTGCATTCCCTGGTGGAGAACGTTACTGATGGATGAAGGCAGCAGACTGAAAAATTGCTGTTGGTTTTATGAAGGCAGCATACTGAAAACCCTCTCAGGGAAAACATGCTGAGGTTAATGTGAGCATGGCTATTATCTTCTAGGATCAGAGACATCAAAGAACCTCATAGTTCTCCGTGCCCAGCAAAACAGTACTGGTGCCTACAGCACACGCCAAGCCATTTTCTGAAGCCACAGAATCCCATGGAgctggagggaccttaaagagaACCCAGGTCAATCATAAACTCAGACCACCCTCTAGATTTTTTTGCTGGTATTTCTCAGCTACTccacattttgttttgtgtgttgcCTCATCTGGCCACTGCAACACAACAGGAGAGTCCAGAAATGGAAACCCTGTATTAGTCAGCACCTGTGCCACAACCGGACCACCAGCCTGGCTCTTATCTGAGCCTCACAGTCAAGCTCCCAAACGGCATTTGCAAATGCAGCCCAGGTGTCACATGCTCTTTCCCAGCAAGTCATAGCCCAAATAAACACAAAGACCTTGGGATTCAACAGCCTACTCCAGAAGAAAGTTAGGGAGAAGAGAAACCCTGAATCTGAAGCCCTCTCAGTTGCTGGTAATCTTTGCACATTTCCAGACTTGTCAAAGAGTCTCCACCTTCATGTCTTCCCTCCAACCTCCCTTGCATCTCTACCACATTCCCATCATCCACAATCACATCTCTTTCCTCTCCCATAGTTCTCCCAAACTTGTAACTTCTcagcagaagaaacacaagGACAGACTACTTGTCAACATGATCGATAATTTATTACCCCTTTCACACTAAGGAGTTCCTTGTTCCAACATCCCAATAACATCGTGCACAGTCCTTCATCTCTGTCCTcacagacagagagaaaaagctcTTCCAGCCAAGAATTTTTAATTCAAGACCCTCATATGTATTACAGTACTAATGACTCCAACTATCTGCTGACTTGACTGAAAAAATCCACTAGGTTGTGTCTGCCCTAATGTACCTAAACTACGCTAGGAGAGCAAACTGCTCTCATTCCACACTGAACAAGGCTGCCAGTTAATTTCATCTGGCAGAATCTTTATGACCTGTGACATGCCAAAGGCACAGTGCCAGAGAGTCGTCTAAGAGGTTATTTTTATGTATAGACATTTTTAGTACCTTATTGCCATACTGTCTGCACAGCGATCAGATACGCAGTGAATTGATCCCCAACACTTAGATTATTCCTACTGAACAGATGGGAAATGGAAACGCTAGCAGGCTAAATGAagccagccagagctgttctTCCACACTCATTCCTGACCCACAACTGCAGAAACTTCCCACCTTCTTCCCCACTGCCCAGGGTCAGGACACAGCCAGAGCTCCCTTTAGCTCCAGCAAGTaagttggaagaaaaaaaaatgaggaaagaagcCACtatctccaaaaaaaaaaaacaaaaccaaaacaaaacaggaagaTGAAGACCCCATCAAAAAGAGGAAGGGCAGTCTTAGTTGCTTCAAGGGGGTTTCCAAATCACTATTGTGCAATCACTAGCTGTTTTCTGCAAACATCCTCATTTAAGTCCCAGTAGTTTGCCTCCAGTATTTCTCTGTGCAACCttgctcctcagcttctccttccccagctaAAAAAGACTCAGAGCTCAGAGTGCACTTATGGTACCTTACAAAGGGCACCAAGGTCTGTCTCTTTCACCAGCCCATGTGGACTCTCCCAGCACACTGACCACTCACTACACTCTGCAGGTGTCCAGAGCAGCACAACCTCTTTCTGGGTGAGTCCTCTGGGATTTGTTCACGGCCAGACAATAACTTTGTGACTAACAGCTTGAAAAAAACATCTAGGGTGGTCTTCTAGCCTGAAGTAATTCTTTCACCTGTCTGGCAGTACCTGGAGCAAAGGCAATATAACACAATTAAATAAACACAACCAAACTGACCtccttgaaaaaaaccaaccatgAAATAAACAGGTTATAGGCACTTTTTTGGTAAGAGACAGGCCACCAAGATAAGGAAGCCTTCCACAAAGTTATGGACACTTCTGAGTAAAACATATTATGTTGATGGAGAACCAATCACTGAATTCATAAATTCAAAGACCAGGTCTGTGCAAGTGCTCTTAGACTTTCAGCACCTGGAAACATTACTGGAACTGGAGAATGGAGTGCTAAATGAATGAAGCCAGTATTGCAGAGACCCAGAAGAGGACAGCTATCAGATCTGGAACCTCACTGCTCTCCTCTAGATTTTATTCCTGCTCTCAGACTTGAATGGATGAGGGTGAAACaatgcagctctggagctggcaAGATCCAAGGCACCCTGCCTTCCCCTGACAGCCATCAGACAATATGTGAGAGTCCCATCTGCAAACCATTTCTCTTTAGGCAAGGTTAACCCTGCCCACTCCATTTAAGACCCAGTCAAAGGCATAGGTGACAAAAGtagaacagcagcactgaggagtTCTCCTAAGGTTTTGGAAATTAGCAAGCAAAGGGAAACCAGTGCTTTGAAACCACAACAGTCACAGGATTAGCTAAACTCTGCTGTGACAAGGGAGACCTCACAAGCAGCCTACCAGCAGCTTACTTGTCTCGTAAACACTGATCTTCTTGTGCAACGCCTGTCACTTCCACAGTGATTTCTCTTCttaattcctcattttttttgccattccTCTCTTTTTGTGCTAAGAACCTCCCCCCTGCAGTCTTCTTATAGTGCATTATTCCCTCCATAGGATATCCTCTTGTTTCCTACCTACAATATAgtctgaggccatttcctccaAGTGCCTGCAGTGAAATGAACCCAGTGCCAGCTCTATTAAGATCAACTATTCTTCTCATTTACTCGAGCCATCCCATTAGTTATCACTGGTGactttgaaaagaaaggatAGTTTTATACCCTGCTCAGCTCTCACTGCAGCAGGCACTCACGAATAAGCAAAGCTTTGTTTCCAGAAAAAGCAGCCTT
The genomic region above belongs to Motacilla alba alba isolate MOTALB_02 chromosome 9, Motacilla_alba_V1.0_pri, whole genome shotgun sequence and contains:
- the CHRNG gene encoding acetylcholine receptor subunit gamma, whose amino-acid sequence is MRGHGLLLILCTLAGVSCRNQEEKLLQDLMSNYNRQLRPARGNEIIDVSLKLTLTNLISLNEREETLTTNVWIEMQWSDYRLSWDPEKYDNIQQLRVPSTMVWLPDIVLENNIDGTFEITLYANVLVSPDGSIYWLPPAIYRSVCVIHVTYFPFDWQNCTMVFQSQTYSANEINLLLTVEDGQTVEWISIDPEAFTENGEWAIKHRPARKIINSDHFTPDDIQYQQVIFYLIIQRKPLFYIINIIVPCVLISAMAVLVYFLPAKAGGQKCTVSINVLLAQTVFLFLIAQKVPETSQAVPLIGKYLTFLMVVTVVIVVNAVIVLNVSLRTPNTHSMSQRVRQVFLHLLPHYLGMPVPEETPGPPRAIRRRSSLGLIVKADEYMLWKARTELLFEKQKERDGLMKTVLEKIGRGLESGSTQDFCQSLEEAGPEIRACVDACNYIANATREQNDFSSESEEWMLVGQVIDRVCFFIMASLFVCGTVGIFLVAHFNQAPALPFPGDPKQYLPQ